The Mycolicibacterium cosmeticum DNA window CCGACACCGCGTGGCGGGTGGCGCACCAGGCCTGTATCGGTGGCATCCCCGGCTACATCGGATTGGAACTGGCCGCCCAGGGCGTAATCGGCCCCGGCGCGCAGGAGCGGGTGATGGACGTGGCCAGGAAGTACGCCTGCCCGGTCCAGTAGTCCCGCCACGTCCGAAAACGATCCGTTCTATGTCCGGCCCCGTTGCCCTCGCGCTGGCCGCCGCCGCGGTGCTGGCGGCGATCGCCGCCGTGTTCGTCGTGCGCACCCGCCGGGTCGTGGCCACCCCCACCGAACGCGCCGTGCACACCGCCCTGCACACCGCATCGCTGGCGGCGCGGGCGCTGCGGCGCGGCCTGGACACCGAGTCCGCGCAGACGGCGGCACCCTTCCTGCGCGGGCTGACCGGCACCGACGGGGTGGCGCTGTTCGACGGTGACGGGGTGTTACTGGCCCGCGACGCCGCCCACGACGCGATCTGGCAGCCCGATATCGACGACGCCTGCGCCACCACGGCGCGCGATTCGGTGACCGCCGCCCGGCGGGTGCTGACCAACAACGGCACCACCGCCGTGGTGGCCCAGCCGCTGCTCGCCGAGAGCGGTGACGTGCTCGGTGCGCTCGTGGTGGTCGCGGCCGGCAATCCGGGTCCGGGCATGCTCGGCGCGATCGGTGAGGTGGCCCGGTACGCGGCCAGCCAGCTGGAGCTGGCCGAACTCGACGCGTCCCGGGCGCGCCTGGACCGGGCCGAGGTGCTGGCGTTGCGCGCGCAGATCAGCCCGCACTTCATCTACAACGCACTGAACACCATCGCATCCTTCGTGCGCACCGATCCCGACCGCGCCCGCGAATTGATCCTGGAATTCGCCGATTTCACCCGCTATTCGTTCCGGGCGGCCGGCCAGTACACCACCCTGGCCGAGGAACTGCGCAACATCGACCGATATCTGACGCTGGAACGAGCCCGGTTCGGGGCGACGCTGACGGTGCGGTTGCAGGTGGCACCCGAGGTGCTCAACGTCGTCGTGCCGTTCCTGGCGTTACAACCGTTGGTGGAGAACGCGGTCCGCCATGGCCTGGCCGGGCAGGGTGGCGGCTCGGTGGAGATCATCGCCCGCGACGCCGGGACCGACTGCGTCATCACCGTCGAAGACGACGGCACCGGAATGGATCCCGACACATTGCGGGCCGGGCACGGGGACGCGTTGGCAGAGCAGACACACCAGTCCGCACACGTGGGCTTGACGAATGTGGACCATCGGCTGCGTGCGGCGTTCGGCAACGACTACGGTCTGGTGGTCGAGACGGCACTCGGGGCGGGCACCAAGGTGATCATGCGGGTGCCGAAGTTCCGCTCCGGGGTGCGGGCCAGTGGAAGTGGGGTGGCGTGACTGCGAAGCTGACGGTGCTGGCCGTCGACGACGAGGCACCCGCCCTCGACGAGCTTGCCTACCTGCTCGGCCGCCATCCCGGTGTGGCAGAGGTATTCACCGCCGGGGACGCCACCTCGGCGCTGCGCGAACTCAACCGGCACACCATCGACGCGGTGTTCCTCGACATCAACATGCCGGGGCTGTCCGGGATCGAACTGGCCGGCATCCTGGCGAATTTCGCACACCGGCCCGCCGTGGTCTTCGTGACCGCCCATGACGACAAGGCCGTGGCGGCGTTCGACGTCGGCGCCACCGACTATCTGCTGAAACCGATCCGGCAGGACCGGCTCGACGAGGCCGTGCGCCGGGCCGCGACGGCCCACACCGCGACGGTACCGGGCGAGCAGGATTCCGATGTGATCCCGGCCGAACTCGGCGGCATCACCCAACTGGTGCCGCGCGACAGCATCGGCTGGGTGGAGGCCGAGGGCGACTACGCGCGCCTGCACTCGGCCACCGGGGCACACCTGGTCCGAATCCCGTTGAGCGTGTTGGAAACCCGGTGGGCCGACCACGGCTTCCAGCGCATCCACCGGTCGTACCTGGTGTCGCTGCGGCTGGTCACCGGCCTGCGCACGCAGGACGGCGCGGTGCTGGTCCGGTTGCGCGCCAACGGCACCTCCCCCGCCGTGGAGTTGCCGGTGAGCCGGCGGCAAGCTCGTGAACTGCGGGATCGGTTGGTCCGTGATCCGATGCGCAATCTGAAGCCCGCCGATGAGTGATCGACCTGAGGCTCCGCACCCGCGGCCCGCCGCGGGACCCAATGCGCGGCCCGCCGCGGGACCTAATGCGCGGCCCGCCGCGGAACGCCAGCGGGTGGTGCTCGCCCACCGGCGCGGCGCCCGGATGGTGCGCACCCGGGTGGAAGTCCAGGAGCAGACCCAGGTGGGTGACGCCCTGGTGCGCGGATTGGTGCGCGCCCAACTCGGTTTGGCGCTGCGGCTGAGCCTGGTCGTCATCGCCTCGGTCGCGGCGGCGGTGCTGCTGGCGCCGCACCTGGGCGCGCTGACGGTGCTCGGGATGCGACTGAACTGGCTGATCCTGGCGGTGCTGGTCTACCCGCTGCTCTACGGCGTCGGCCGGTTGTACGTCCGGCTCGCCGAACAGGCCGAGCGGGACTTCGTCCGCGTCGTCGACAGCGAACCATGACCGGCTCCCCACTGACGGCGGCCGCGCTGCTGGCCGCGGCGGTGGCCACCGTCGCCATCGGCGCCTATGGAGTCCGCTTGTCGCGCACCACCTCCGACTTCCTGGTGGCCTCCCGCAGCGTGGGCCCCCGCTGGAACGCGGCAGCCATCTCGGGCGAATATCTCTCGGCGGCATCGTTTCTCGGCGTGGCGGGATTGATCGCCAAGTACGGCGCCGACGCGCTGTGGTACCCGGTCGGCTTCACCGCGGGCTATCTGGGCCTGCTGTTGTTCGTCGCCGCCCCGTTGCGGCGCTCCGGCGCGTACACCGTGCCCGATTTCGCCGAGTTCCGGCTCGGTTCGGCGCGGCTGCGCAAGGTCGCGATGCTGGTCGTGGTGGTGATCTGCGTGTTCTACCTGGCACCGCAGTATCAGGGCGCCGGGCTCGCCCTGAAAACCCTTCTCGGCGTGCCGGTCTGGATTGGCCCGCTGCTGGTCGGCGGCATCGTCATCAGCAATGTGGTGGGCGGCGGCATGCGCTCGATCACCTTCGTGCAGGCGTTCCAATACTGGCTCAAGCTGACCGCCATCGCCATCCCGGCGCTGGCCCTGCTCGCGTTGTTCCTGCACGACCGCGCGGAACTCGGCGGCCCGCTTCCGCCGAGCGTGCAGCATGACACCACCGTCGCCATCGACACCGACGTGGTGGTGCAGGTGATCGACCCCGCCGGCATCACCGTCACCGGAGCGCTGGACGGGCGAGACGTGAACGCCGCCATTATCAATACCCCGGGTGACCACACCCTCGGCGCGGGCAGCACCCTGACCCTGGCCGCCGGCGCGGCCACCCCGGTGGTGGCCGGCACCCCGGGCACCGGCAGCGCGTGGATCGCCTCCGGCGGCGGACTGGGCGGCGGGCATCCGCTGTATCAGGTGGTGTCCATCATCGTCGCGACATTCCTAGGAACCATGGGCCTGCCGCATGTCCTGGTGCGCTTTTACACCAATCCCGACGGCCGCGCGGCCCGGCGCACGGCGCTGGCCGTCATCGCCATGCTGTCGGTGTTCTACCTGTTCCCCATTCTGCTGGGGGTGTTCTCCCGGTTGTACGTGCCACAGTTGTTGATCACCGGAACCGCCGACGCCGCAGTGCTGCTCGCGCCGGGCTCCACCGTCGGCGGGGTGGCGGGGCAGCTGTTGGGCGCCCTGGTGGCCGCCGGCGCGATCGCGGCGTTCCTCGCCACCTCGTCGGGTCTGCTGGTCAGCATCGCCGGTTCGCTGGCCACGGACGTGCTGCGCGGCCGGGTGCGGGATTTCCGGGTGGCCGCCGTGATCGGCGGGCTGATCCCGATTCCACTGTCGATGGTGGTGTCGGGCCTGGAGCTGTCCCGCAGTGTGGGCTTGGCCTTCGCCGTCGCGGCGTCGACGTTGTGTCCGC harbors:
- a CDS encoding DUF732 domain-containing protein — its product is MKRLVAPLLAALATALALAAPAGAIPDQGTPAFDDYMQGLQRNGYNLNPDTAWRVAHQACIGGIPGYIGLELAAQGVIGPGAQERVMDVARKYACPVQ
- a CDS encoding sensor histidine kinase is translated as MSGPVALALAAAAVLAAIAAVFVVRTRRVVATPTERAVHTALHTASLAARALRRGLDTESAQTAAPFLRGLTGTDGVALFDGDGVLLARDAAHDAIWQPDIDDACATTARDSVTAARRVLTNNGTTAVVAQPLLAESGDVLGALVVVAAGNPGPGMLGAIGEVARYAASQLELAELDASRARLDRAEVLALRAQISPHFIYNALNTIASFVRTDPDRARELILEFADFTRYSFRAAGQYTTLAEELRNIDRYLTLERARFGATLTVRLQVAPEVLNVVVPFLALQPLVENAVRHGLAGQGGGSVEIIARDAGTDCVITVEDDGTGMDPDTLRAGHGDALAEQTHQSAHVGLTNVDHRLRAAFGNDYGLVVETALGAGTKVIMRVPKFRSGVRASGSGVA
- a CDS encoding LytR/AlgR family response regulator transcription factor, with the protein product MTAKLTVLAVDDEAPALDELAYLLGRHPGVAEVFTAGDATSALRELNRHTIDAVFLDINMPGLSGIELAGILANFAHRPAVVFVTAHDDKAVAAFDVGATDYLLKPIRQDRLDEAVRRAATAHTATVPGEQDSDVIPAELGGITQLVPRDSIGWVEAEGDYARLHSATGAHLVRIPLSVLETRWADHGFQRIHRSYLVSLRLVTGLRTQDGAVLVRLRANGTSPAVELPVSRRQARELRDRLVRDPMRNLKPADE
- a CDS encoding sodium/solute symporter, translating into MTGSPLTAAALLAAAVATVAIGAYGVRLSRTTSDFLVASRSVGPRWNAAAISGEYLSAASFLGVAGLIAKYGADALWYPVGFTAGYLGLLLFVAAPLRRSGAYTVPDFAEFRLGSARLRKVAMLVVVVICVFYLAPQYQGAGLALKTLLGVPVWIGPLLVGGIVISNVVGGGMRSITFVQAFQYWLKLTAIAIPALALLALFLHDRAELGGPLPPSVQHDTTVAIDTDVVVQVIDPAGITVTGALDGRDVNAAIINTPGDHTLGAGSTLTLAAGAATPVVAGTPGTGSAWIASGGGLGGGHPLYQVVSIIVATFLGTMGLPHVLVRFYTNPDGRAARRTALAVIAMLSVFYLFPILLGVFSRLYVPQLLITGTADAAVLLAPGSTVGGVAGQLLGALVAAGAIAAFLATSSGLLVSIAGSLATDVLRGRVRDFRVAAVIGGLIPIPLSMVVSGLELSRSVGLAFAVAASTLCPLLVLGIWWRGLTATGAACGLITGGGVCGGAVVVAIAGGVDDDVLGGWPAVMVGYPAAVSVPLAFATMIVVSRFTRATPDVARIFARMHVPERLGMGVERVPKD